A window of the Sulfurospirillum tamanense genome harbors these coding sequences:
- a CDS encoding succinylglutamate desuccinylase/aspartoacylase family protein produces MASALIIGDIPIHEGEEKQLSLPLPNLYNTPAFLPLHVKRGRKKGPTVFISSCIHGNEINGIEIIRRLLEVSLLKRLRGTLILAPVVNPYGFNSLSRYLPDRRDLNRCFPGSSTGSLASRVAKTFFDEVVLKSDFGIDLHTAALHRSNLPQTRVAYEDSALLEFAKAFEAPVILNAPYREGSLRYCAHKAGIPVLLYEAGEALRVDESSVRIGVNGIVQVLKKLGMLPQKESQKKRRKNPLYTQSSNWVRASESGIMRALKNLGDTVSKDEVIALIEKPLSTAPSFVRAPHNGIIIGRTEIPLVQEGDALFHVAAFENLEKAEERIEYFQDAAISQNDFLELKDQHVISE; encoded by the coding sequence GTGGCTTCGGCACTTATCATTGGCGACATTCCCATTCACGAAGGGGAAGAAAAACAGCTTTCTCTCCCCTTGCCAAACCTGTACAACACGCCCGCATTTTTGCCCTTACATGTAAAGCGTGGGCGCAAAAAAGGTCCCACGGTTTTCATCAGTTCGTGCATCCACGGCAATGAAATCAATGGCATCGAAATCATCCGCCGTTTATTGGAAGTCTCCTTGCTCAAACGCTTGCGCGGCACCCTTATCTTGGCACCTGTTGTCAACCCTTATGGGTTTAACAGCCTCTCGCGCTACTTGCCCGACCGTCGTGACCTCAACCGCTGTTTTCCAGGCTCCTCCACAGGCTCTCTTGCCTCACGGGTTGCCAAAACCTTTTTTGATGAAGTAGTGCTTAAAAGCGATTTTGGCATCGACCTTCACACGGCGGCTTTACACCGTTCCAACCTGCCTCAAACCCGCGTAGCATACGAAGATAGCGCTCTTTTGGAGTTTGCCAAAGCCTTTGAAGCCCCCGTCATTTTAAATGCTCCTTACCGCGAGGGAAGTTTGCGCTATTGCGCCCACAAAGCGGGCATTCCCGTGTTGCTTTACGAAGCGGGCGAAGCACTTAGGGTCGATGAATCTTCCGTGCGTATCGGGGTAAATGGCATTGTCCAAGTCCTTAAAAAACTAGGCATGCTTCCCCAAAAAGAGTCCCAAAAAAAGCGACGCAAAAACCCCCTTTACACCCAATCAAGCAACTGGGTACGCGCTAGTGAGAGTGGCATTATGCGCGCGCTAAAAAACCTTGGGGACACGGTGAGCAAAGACGAAGTCATCGCCCTCATCGAGAAACCTTTGTCCACTGCTCCAAGCTTTGTCCGCGCACCCCACAATGGCATCATCATCGGACGCACGGAGATTCCTTTGGTACAAGAAGGGGACGCACTCTTTCACGTGGCAGCCTTTGAAAACCTCGAAAAAGCAGAAGAGCGCATCGAGTATTTCCAAGACGCCGCCATCAGTCAAAACGACTTTTTGGAACTAAAGGATCAACATGTCATCTCCGAATAA
- a CDS encoding translation initiation factor SUI1 — protein MFEMGAKLEELSLALQGKEEKAGAKEDAKPQKAHQLVFRFERRKGKPVTLVGRFALEEEAEKELLRFLKKKLACGGTWEEEWIALQGDVQTKVKAALEGEGWKFR, from the coding sequence ATGTTTGAAATGGGTGCAAAACTTGAAGAGCTCTCTTTGGCCCTTCAGGGTAAAGAAGAAAAGGCGGGAGCCAAAGAGGATGCAAAGCCTCAAAAAGCCCACCAACTTGTCTTTCGCTTTGAGCGGCGCAAGGGCAAGCCTGTGACCTTAGTGGGTAGGTTTGCCCTTGAGGAAGAGGCTGAAAAAGAGCTCTTACGCTTTTTAAAAAAGAAACTCGCCTGCGGTGGCACATGGGAAGAGGAGTGGATAGCCCTGCAAGGGGACGTGCAAACCAAAGTTAAAGCGGCACTTGAGGGTGAGGGGTGGAAGTTTCGGTAG
- a CDS encoding thermonuclease family protein, with amino-acid sequence MRIFWWLLLPLLAWGFEGTLVQIVDGDTVVLKDAKGSQTICQLGFLDAPEDRANDRLVAQATRCNLPQSSLKQAGQEATAFIKATLVLGETYTYELLSPKNNSWAHCLIHIPKAAHAQLHPTINGVMLDQGFGAFFPLGKQSPHANEMEKFAKAAHKEVRGLWKTHPRIMECLSPIP; translated from the coding sequence ATGCGAATTTTTTGGTGGCTTTTGCTGCCTTTGCTAGCTTGGGGTTTTGAGGGAACATTAGTGCAAATTGTTGATGGCGACACCGTTGTGCTTAAAGACGCTAAAGGGAGCCAAACCATCTGTCAACTTGGTTTTTTGGACGCTCCTGAAGACCGCGCCAACGACCGCCTTGTGGCGCAAGCGACCCGCTGCAATTTACCCCAATCTTCTCTCAAGCAGGCAGGCCAAGAAGCCACTGCCTTCATCAAAGCGACGCTTGTGTTGGGCGAAACCTATACCTACGAGCTTCTTTCCCCTAAAAATAACAGCTGGGCACACTGCCTTATCCACATCCCCAAAGCCGCCCACGCCCAGCTGCACCCCACCATCAATGGCGTCATGCTTGACCAAGGCTTTGGTGCTTTTTTTCCGCTTGGCAAGCAGTCCCCCCATGCCAATGAAATGGAAAAATTTGCCAAAGCTGCCCACAAAGAGGTACGTGGCCTTTGGAAAACCCACCCGCGCATCATGGAGTGTCTTTCACCCATCCCCTAG